A window from Jannaschia sp. S6380 encodes these proteins:
- a CDS encoding uroporphyrinogen-III synthase, which produces MRPLPILLTRPEAQARALAVRLAEAGAGRIVISPLLRIVPVGRLPPAPEAVLLTSANAVAVWRELGGPRGLPAWVVGYGTADLARAAGFELRGVAEDADGLARLVPDDAPPLVHLRGRVQRGDLPARLRGRGLSATDAVIYDQVARPLTAEARQAILGGAVLAPLYSPRTAALLAEMCPPGGLANLRPIALSEAVAQALPVPPVATADRPDGASMMRAILANLRLSAVEGGGGTV; this is translated from the coding sequence ATGCGACCGCTGCCGATCCTGCTGACCCGCCCCGAGGCGCAGGCCCGCGCGCTGGCCGTGCGCCTGGCGGAGGCCGGGGCCGGGCGGATCGTGATCTCGCCGCTACTGCGCATCGTGCCCGTGGGCCGGCTGCCCCCGGCGCCAGAGGCGGTGCTGCTGACATCGGCCAACGCAGTCGCGGTCTGGCGCGAGCTGGGCGGACCGCGCGGTTTGCCGGCCTGGGTCGTGGGATACGGAACGGCCGATCTGGCGCGTGCCGCGGGGTTCGAACTGCGCGGCGTGGCCGAGGATGCCGACGGCCTGGCGAGGCTGGTTCCCGACGATGCGCCGCCACTCGTGCATCTGCGCGGCCGGGTTCAGCGCGGAGATCTTCCGGCCCGGTTGCGGGGCCGCGGACTGTCCGCGACCGACGCGGTGATCTACGACCAGGTCGCCCGGCCCCTGACGGCCGAGGCGCGGCAGGCGATCCTCGGCGGTGCGGTGCTGGCGCCGCTCTACTCGCCGCGCACGGCCGCCCTTCTGGCGGAGATGTGCCCCCCCGGTGGATTGGCGAACCTTCGTCCGATCGCCTTGAGCGAAGCCGTGGCCCAGGCCTTGCCGGTGCCCCCCGTCGCGACCGCCGATCGGCCCGACGGAGCATCCATGATGCGCGCCATCCTTGCGAATTTGCGTCTATCTGCTGTTGAGGGGGGCGGGGGGACGGTCTAG
- a CDS encoding NAD(P)H-dependent glycerol-3-phosphate dehydrogenase encodes MIGVCGAGAFGAALSIALARSGAEIRLWGRDAKGMAAARQSRRLPRLPEAPLPDGVIATGDIDDLRVCDTILVALPMQTIAIVLPGLRLGPAHIVAACKGLDLATLNGATAILRDAVPGAIPAILSGPSFADDIARGLPTALSLGCADDGVGRSLQTALSTPVLRLYRTTDVTGVELGGALKNVVAIACGAAIGAGLGESARAALMTRGMAEIMRFAEAAGARRATLMGLSGLGDLALTCASPASRNFALGYALGRGDPPANTTTEGVATATAVLRLARDRGLDMPVTQATDDLVAGRATVKDAMRTLLDRDLRTE; translated from the coding sequence ATGATCGGCGTTTGCGGGGCCGGCGCGTTCGGGGCCGCGCTGTCGATCGCCCTCGCGCGCAGCGGCGCCGAGATCCGTCTCTGGGGGCGCGACGCCAAAGGCATGGCGGCGGCGCGGCAATCCCGGCGCCTGCCCCGGCTGCCCGAAGCGCCCCTGCCCGATGGCGTCATCGCGACCGGCGACATCGACGATCTGCGGGTGTGCGACACGATCCTCGTGGCTCTGCCGATGCAGACCATCGCGATCGTCCTTCCGGGTCTGCGCCTGGGGCCCGCCCATATCGTCGCGGCCTGCAAGGGGTTGGACCTCGCAACCTTGAACGGCGCGACGGCGATCCTGCGCGATGCGGTTCCCGGCGCCATACCGGCGATCCTTTCGGGGCCGAGCTTCGCCGACGACATCGCGCGGGGCCTGCCGACGGCCCTGTCGCTGGGGTGCGCGGATGACGGGGTCGGACGGTCGTTGCAGACGGCCCTGTCGACGCCCGTCCTGCGGCTTTACCGGACCACGGACGTGACCGGGGTGGAGCTTGGCGGCGCGCTCAAGAACGTGGTCGCCATTGCCTGCGGCGCGGCGATCGGCGCGGGTCTGGGCGAATCGGCGCGGGCCGCCCTGATGACGCGCGGCATGGCCGAGATCATGCGCTTCGCCGAAGCCGCGGGGGCGCGGCGCGCGACGCTGATGGGGCTGTCTGGCCTGGGCGACCTCGCGCTGACCTGCGCCTCGCCCGCGTCGCGAAACTTCGCGCTGGGATACGCACTCGGGCGCGGCGATCCACCCGCGAACACCACGACCGAGGGCGTCGCCACGGCTACCGCCGTGTTGCGCCTGGCGCGTGACCGGGGGCTCGACATGCCGGTGACGCAGGCGACCGACGACCTTGTCGCCGGCCGCGCAACGGTCAAGGATGCGATGCGCACCCTGCTCGACCGCGACCTCAGGACCGAATGA
- a CDS encoding ABC transporter ATP-binding protein: protein MRDMRGRGCTEDAGGRYWMAETDGRVFLKFDDVKKSYDQKSLVVKGFDIAVEEGEFITLLGPSGSGKTTVLMMLAGFESVTSGTISIRGQSINRTAPYKRNIGMVFQNYALFPHMTVAENLGYPLSVRGVGKAEQRKRIDEYLALVELEAFGNRYPGQLSGGQRQRVALARAMIFEPTLILMDEPLGALDKKLREQMQYEITRLHEKLGFTVIYVTHDQAEALSMSDRIAVFNDGVVQQCAPPADLYERPTNAFVAEFIGENNFIHGVVDRIEGGRAITSVPGEGRIVAQAAGGLAQGDRCIVSIRPEKLFVQSSGHAHDNEIAARFEARIYVGDFIRYYFRLADGSEIVVKVLNDLSAPEFSEGDTGRLQWLASDCIAFPHSGEMPDVTG, encoded by the coding sequence ATGCGGGACATGCGTGGCCGGGGCTGCACCGAGGATGCCGGGGGGCGATACTGGATGGCGGAGACCGACGGACGCGTCTTTCTGAAATTCGACGACGTGAAGAAGAGCTACGACCAGAAAAGCCTGGTCGTGAAGGGCTTCGACATCGCGGTCGAGGAGGGCGAGTTCATCACCCTGCTGGGGCCGTCCGGGTCCGGCAAGACGACGGTCCTGATGATGTTGGCCGGGTTCGAGAGCGTCACGTCCGGGACGATCTCTATCCGGGGCCAGTCGATCAACAGGACCGCGCCCTACAAGCGCAACATCGGGATGGTGTTCCAGAACTACGCGTTGTTTCCCCACATGACGGTGGCCGAGAATCTCGGCTATCCGCTGAGCGTGCGGGGCGTCGGTAAAGCGGAGCAGCGAAAGCGGATCGACGAGTATCTGGCGCTTGTCGAGTTGGAAGCATTCGGCAACCGCTATCCCGGCCAGTTATCGGGTGGGCAGCGCCAGCGGGTCGCGCTGGCACGGGCGATGATCTTCGAGCCGACGCTGATCCTGATGGACGAACCGCTGGGCGCGCTCGACAAGAAGCTGCGCGAGCAGATGCAGTACGAGATCACGCGACTGCACGAGAAGCTGGGCTTCACGGTCATCTACGTGACCCACGATCAAGCCGAGGCCTTGTCGATGTCGGATCGCATCGCGGTGTTCAATGACGGCGTGGTGCAACAATGCGCGCCGCCTGCCGACCTTTACGAGCGTCCGACAAATGCGTTCGTGGCCGAATTCATCGGTGAGAACAATTTCATCCACGGCGTCGTCGACCGGATCGAGGGGGGGCGTGCCATCACGTCCGTCCCGGGCGAAGGCAGGATCGTCGCCCAAGCCGCGGGGGGCTTGGCGCAGGGGGATCGCTGCATCGTGTCGATCCGGCCCGAGAAGCTGTTCGTCCAGTCCAGCGGCCACGCCCATGACAACGAGATCGCCGCCAGGTTCGAGGCGCGGATCTATGTCGGTGACTTCATCCGGTACTATTTCCGGCTGGCCGACGGGTCGGAAATCGTCGTCAAGGTGCTCAACGACCTTTCGGCCCCGGAATTCAGCGAGGGCGACACGGGGCGCCTGCAATGGCTCGCATCGGACTGCATCGCGTTTCCCCATTCCGGGGAGATGCCGGATGTCACGGGGTAA
- the pyrF gene encoding orotidine-5'-phosphate decarboxylase — translation MSPHPSSDDRLIVALDVPDAHAGLTLAERLGPEVSFYKIGLGMLTGGGLALANELKSEHGKRIFLDMKLFDIGATVEAAVRGLARFDLDFLTVQGDPHVVRAAAQTKGSMHILAVTVLTSLDRADLDAGLIVPGDVSDIVTTRAARAFEAGADGVIASPHEAAMIRALPEADGRLIVTPGVRPTGSARGDQKRVTTPADAIAAGADHIVVGRPIHAADDPCAATRAILAELPAPIRSR, via the coding sequence ATGTCCCCTCACCCGTCATCCGACGACCGACTGATCGTCGCGCTGGACGTCCCCGATGCCCATGCCGGCCTGACGCTGGCCGAGCGTCTGGGCCCCGAGGTCTCCTTCTACAAGATCGGTCTCGGCATGCTGACGGGCGGCGGTCTGGCCCTTGCGAACGAACTGAAATCGGAACACGGCAAGCGCATCTTCCTCGACATGAAACTGTTCGACATCGGCGCCACGGTCGAGGCGGCGGTACGCGGCCTCGCGCGGTTCGACCTCGATTTCCTGACCGTTCAGGGCGACCCGCATGTCGTCCGTGCGGCGGCGCAGACGAAGGGGTCGATGCACATCCTGGCCGTGACCGTGCTGACATCGCTCGACCGCGCGGATCTGGACGCGGGTCTGATCGTGCCGGGCGATGTCTCGGACATCGTCACCACCCGCGCCGCCCGTGCGTTCGAGGCCGGCGCCGACGGCGTGATCGCCTCACCGCACGAGGCCGCGATGATTCGCGCCCTGCCCGAGGCTGACGGGCGATTGATCGTGACGCCAGGCGTTCGTCCGACGGGTTCCGCGCGCGGGGACCAGAAGCGGGTCACCACGCCCGCCGATGCCATCGCCGCCGGGGCGGACCATATCGTCGTCGGGCGACCGATCCACGCGGCCGACGACCCGTGCGCGGCGACACGGGCGATCCTGGCCGAACTGCCTGCGCCTATTCGTTCGCGATAG
- a CDS encoding YciI family protein: MLHALICTDKPDHLSVRKENREAHLEYLRADPLVIQAGPLIGPSGEMTGSLIVFDTDSRTHVEAFVAGDPYARAGLFADVRIETWNRVIDR; encoded by the coding sequence ATGCTTCATGCCCTTATCTGCACCGACAAACCCGACCACCTGAGCGTACGAAAGGAGAATCGCGAGGCGCATCTCGAGTATCTCCGGGCCGATCCGCTCGTGATCCAGGCCGGCCCGCTGATCGGTCCCTCGGGCGAGATGACCGGCTCGCTGATCGTGTTCGACACCGACAGCCGCACCCATGTCGAGGCCTTCGTGGCCGGCGACCCCTATGCCCGCGCCGGGCTTTTCGCCGACGTTCGGATCGAGACCTGGAACCGGGTGATCGACCGGTGA
- a CDS encoding mitofilin family membrane protein has translation MRTDDAPADPDEAGAATADDAGKSGAAEDGAAGVEDAVVVSEDPPVEDLDGTQDDTIGPGARGEDTSADHMEIDFDRPGEGSSGDGRRGDTQMVAPPPTIVERRGPGFVPLVLGGLLAGAIGYAIPTFLNPDDDVPAVDIARVEALEAEIARLNAEVPPDVDLSGLEGGQADLGTRLSDLSDRIDALEARPAPAEVAETAAENVDLSGLRADIEAVSQEIAALREEFDGSREETGDRVDGLSTDLEGLRADLGGRLDTVETRLDEVSTLAETAEADAEALAREAARNEVTLALQSGAPYAEPLSVLEDVPEALAAPAETGVPTVTALATDFTPLAREALRAGRAAEGETGMASLFRNAVNARSLEPREGDDTDAILSRAEAALRDGDVEGALAEVTALPEAAQAVLADWIARARTRVDAVAAGNDFLMDG, from the coding sequence ATGCGAACGGACGATGCGCCGGCGGACCCGGACGAGGCGGGCGCGGCCACGGCCGACGACGCGGGCAAGAGCGGCGCGGCCGAAGACGGGGCCGCCGGAGTCGAGGACGCCGTGGTCGTGTCCGAGGACCCGCCGGTGGAAGACCTTGATGGAACGCAGGACGACACCATCGGACCCGGCGCGCGTGGGGAAGACACATCCGCCGATCATATGGAGATCGATTTCGATCGGCCGGGCGAGGGATCGTCGGGCGACGGTCGCAGGGGCGACACGCAAATGGTCGCACCGCCGCCCACGATCGTGGAGCGGCGTGGTCCGGGCTTCGTGCCCCTGGTTCTGGGCGGCCTGCTGGCCGGGGCGATCGGCTACGCGATCCCGACATTCCTGAATCCCGACGATGATGTGCCCGCCGTGGATATCGCGCGGGTCGAAGCGCTGGAGGCGGAGATCGCCCGGCTGAACGCCGAAGTTCCGCCCGATGTCGATCTCTCCGGGTTGGAGGGCGGGCAGGCCGACCTCGGCACGCGCCTGTCGGACCTGTCGGATCGGATCGACGCGCTGGAGGCCCGCCCCGCCCCGGCGGAAGTCGCCGAGACCGCTGCCGAGAATGTCGACCTCAGCGGCTTGCGGGCCGATATCGAGGCGGTGTCGCAGGAGATCGCCGCCCTGCGCGAGGAGTTCGACGGCTCGCGCGAGGAAACCGGCGATCGCGTCGATGGTCTCTCGACCGATCTGGAGGGGTTGCGTGCGGATCTGGGGGGGCGTCTGGACACCGTGGAGACACGGCTGGACGAGGTTTCGACCCTGGCCGAGACTGCCGAGGCCGATGCCGAGGCGCTGGCCCGGGAGGCGGCGCGCAACGAGGTCACGCTCGCCCTGCAATCGGGCGCGCCCTATGCCGAGCCGCTCTCGGTGCTGGAGGATGTGCCCGAGGCGCTCGCCGCGCCGGCCGAGACCGGCGTTCCGACCGTGACCGCGCTGGCCACCGACTTTACGCCGCTCGCCCGCGAGGCGCTGCGCGCCGGACGCGCCGCCGAGGGCGAGACGGGCATGGCCTCGCTCTTCCGCAACGCCGTCAACGCCCGGTCGCTGGAGCCGAGGGAAGGCGACGACACCGACGCCATCCTCAGCCGCGCCGAAGCCGCGCTGCGCGACGGGGATGTCGAGGGCGCGTTGGCCGAAGTGACCGCCCTGCCGGAGGCGGCGCAGGCGGTGCTGGCGGACTGGATCGCACGGGCCCGCACGCGGGTCGACGCGGTGGCCGCGGGCAACGATTTTCTGATGGACGGGTAA
- a CDS encoding EVE domain-containing protein, which translates to MKYWLFKSEPSVWSWDDQVAKGDMGEEWNGVRNYQARNHMREMAMGDRGFFYHSQDARAIVGTVEICATAHRDSTTDDDRWDCVDIRALAPLPTPVPLARVKETPELSDMVLVRNSRLSVQPVTEKEWRLICEMGGLS; encoded by the coding sequence GTGAAGTACTGGCTCTTCAAGTCGGAGCCTTCGGTCTGGTCTTGGGACGACCAAGTCGCCAAGGGCGACATGGGCGAGGAATGGAACGGCGTTCGCAACTATCAGGCGCGCAACCACATGCGCGAGATGGCCATGGGCGATCGCGGGTTCTTCTATCACAGTCAGGACGCGCGGGCGATCGTCGGCACGGTTGAGATCTGCGCGACCGCGCATCGCGATTCCACCACCGATGACGACAGGTGGGACTGCGTCGACATCCGCGCACTCGCCCCCTTGCCGACACCGGTTCCACTGGCCCGCGTCAAGGAAACGCCGGAATTGTCGGATATGGTCCTGGTCAGGAACAGCCGCCTCTCCGTGCAGCCTGTGACCGAAAAAGAATGGCGCCTTATCTGTGAGATGGGCGGGTTGTCCTGA
- a CDS encoding SPFH domain-containing protein has product MEQDLMNFLGENAVLIGLAIFVVLCILLGVRIVPQSQKFVVERFGRLRSVLGPGINLIVPFLDKVAHRISILERQLPNAEQDAITRDNVLVQVETSVFYRILQPEKTVYRIRDVDAAIATTVAGIVRAEIGMMELDEVQSNRSEVISKIKAQVADAVDDWGIEVTRAEILDVNLDEQTRDAMLQQLNAERARRAQVTEAEGKRRAVELAADAELYAAEQTAKARRIAADAEAYATEVVARAIADNGLEAAQYQVALKQVEALTALGKGNGSQTVVVPASALDAFGEAFRMLKGRA; this is encoded by the coding sequence ATGGAACAGGACCTCATGAACTTCTTGGGCGAGAACGCGGTGCTTATCGGCCTCGCGATCTTCGTGGTGCTCTGCATTCTGTTGGGCGTCCGCATCGTGCCGCAGTCGCAGAAATTCGTGGTGGAGCGGTTCGGACGCCTGCGCAGCGTACTGGGTCCGGGGATCAACCTGATCGTGCCGTTCCTCGACAAGGTTGCGCACCGCATCAGCATCCTGGAACGCCAGCTTCCCAATGCCGAGCAGGATGCCATCACCCGCGACAACGTGCTCGTCCAGGTCGAGACGAGCGTGTTCTATCGCATCCTGCAGCCCGAAAAGACCGTTTACCGCATCCGTGACGTGGACGCCGCGATCGCGACCACCGTGGCCGGCATCGTGCGCGCCGAAATCGGCATGATGGAACTGGACGAGGTACAGTCGAACCGGTCCGAGGTGATCTCCAAGATCAAGGCGCAGGTCGCCGACGCCGTCGACGACTGGGGAATCGAAGTGACGCGCGCTGAGATCCTGGACGTCAACCTGGATGAACAGACGCGCGATGCGATGCTGCAGCAGCTCAACGCCGAACGGGCCCGCCGCGCGCAGGTGACCGAGGCCGAGGGCAAGCGCCGCGCCGTGGAACTGGCCGCCGATGCCGAGCTTTACGCCGCCGAGCAGACGGCCAAGGCCCGCCGGATCGCCGCCGATGCCGAAGCCTATGCCACCGAGGTCGTGGCACGCGCCATCGCCGACAACGGGCTGGAGGCGGCGCAGTACCAGGTCGCGCTCAAGCAGGTCGAGGCGCTGACCGCGCTGGGCAAGGGGAACGGGTCGCAGACGGTCGTGGTCCCAGCCTCGGCGCTCGATGCGTTCGGCGAGGCGTTCCGCATGCTCAAGGGGCGCGCGTAA
- a CDS encoding heme biosynthesis HemY N-terminal domain-containing protein, producing MLWSLFKILLFVAIIVALAFGVQWLLSVSGQVLVTFAGQEYVLPPLVVVIAVLALMLVLWVVFKLAGLLVATLRFINGDDTAIGRYFDRHRERKGYEALSDSLIALASGEAREAAAKAQKAEKYLQKPEVTTLVVAQAAEAAGEKDRARAAWKELVTHDRTRFVGVRGLMRQKLEEGDTETAMKLAEKAFALKPRHVETQDTLLRLQARDENWDGARKVLTAKLKAGALPKDVYKRREAVLSLADARDQLARGDAAKARAEALEANRLSPELVPAAVLAARMHIESGELRRAAKVLKAARAKTPHPDLAAAFADIEPGETPEARIKRFQPFLKVAPDAPETKMLEAELHLAAEDFPGARRALGNLYESHPTTRSLTLMAAIERGEGGSEAVVRGWLAKALSAPRGPQWVCENCGTVHGDWIPVCTQCEAFDSLSWKEVPSGATSTAALSSDMLPLLTGPAAGAALAPEAEPAPAPESDGPPEPDPAPEAEPAMSPRPIDPDDVGTTRDVEHTVILPAGESPPAPQDEVPTTGGTSRM from the coding sequence ATGCTCTGGTCGCTGTTCAAGATCCTTCTCTTCGTCGCCATCATCGTGGCGCTTGCCTTCGGCGTGCAATGGCTCCTGTCCGTTTCGGGGCAGGTGCTGGTGACCTTCGCGGGGCAGGAATACGTACTGCCGCCGCTGGTCGTGGTGATCGCGGTCCTGGCGCTGATGCTGGTTCTGTGGGTCGTGTTCAAACTGGCGGGCCTGCTGGTCGCCACGCTGCGGTTCATCAACGGCGACGACACGGCGATCGGCCGGTATTTCGACCGCCACCGCGAACGCAAGGGCTACGAGGCATTGTCCGACAGCCTGATCGCGCTGGCCTCGGGCGAGGCGCGGGAGGCGGCGGCAAAGGCGCAGAAGGCCGAGAAGTATCTGCAGAAGCCGGAGGTGACGACGCTGGTCGTGGCCCAGGCGGCCGAGGCCGCCGGCGAGAAGGATCGTGCCCGCGCCGCATGGAAGGAGCTGGTCACCCACGATCGCACGCGGTTCGTCGGCGTCCGTGGCCTGATGCGCCAGAAGCTGGAGGAGGGCGATACCGAGACGGCCATGAAGCTGGCCGAGAAGGCGTTCGCCCTGAAGCCCCGCCATGTCGAGACGCAGGACACGCTGCTTCGCCTGCAAGCCCGCGACGAGAACTGGGACGGTGCCCGCAAGGTCCTGACGGCAAAGCTGAAGGCAGGCGCGCTGCCGAAGGACGTCTACAAGCGCCGCGAGGCGGTGCTGAGCCTGGCCGATGCGCGTGACCAACTGGCCCGTGGTGACGCGGCGAAGGCACGCGCCGAGGCGCTGGAGGCGAACCGCCTGTCGCCGGAACTGGTGCCCGCCGCCGTGCTCGCCGCGCGGATGCATATCGAAAGCGGCGAGTTGCGCAGGGCGGCGAAGGTCCTGAAGGCCGCGCGTGCGAAGACACCGCATCCCGATCTGGCCGCCGCCTTCGCCGATATCGAACCGGGCGAGACGCCCGAGGCCCGCATCAAGCGGTTCCAACCCTTCCTCAAGGTCGCGCCGGATGCGCCGGAGACGAAGATGCTGGAGGCGGAACTCCATCTCGCCGCCGAGGACTTCCCCGGTGCCCGTCGGGCGCTTGGCAACCTGTACGAAAGCCATCCGACCACGCGGTCGCTGACGCTCATGGCGGCGATCGAGCGCGGCGAGGGCGGCTCCGAGGCCGTCGTCCGCGGCTGGCTCGCCAAGGCACTTTCGGCGCCGCGGGGGCCGCAATGGGTCTGCGAGAACTGCGGCACCGTGCATGGCGACTGGATCCCGGTCTGTACGCAATGCGAGGCGTTCGACAGCCTGTCCTGGAAGGAGGTTCCGAGCGGGGCGACGAGCACTGCCGCGCTCTCCTCCGACATGCTGCCCTTGCTGACGGGGCCGGCCGCTGGTGCGGCCCTGGCCCCCGAGGCCGAGCCCGCACCCGCGCCGGAGTCGGACGGCCCGCCCGAGCCGGATCCCGCGCCCGAGGCCGAACCCGCCATGTCCCCGCGTCCCATCGACCCCGACGACGTGGGCACCACGCGCGACGTGGAACACACGGTCATACTACCCGCCGGTGAAAGCCCGCCGGCCCCACAGGACGAGGTTCCGACGACCGGCGGGACGTCGCGGATGTAG
- the tsaD gene encoding tRNA (adenosine(37)-N6)-threonylcarbamoyltransferase complex transferase subunit TsaD: MAQELTILGLESSCDDTAAAVVRRDATGRGTILSNVVLRQDDLHAAFGGVVPEIAARAHAEKIDIAVERALTEAGLSLTDCAGVAVTSGPGLIGGVLAGVMCAKALSAATGLPLLGVNHLAGHALTPRLTDGVAFPYLMLLVSGGHCQFLRVEGPETFVRLGGTIDDAPGEAFDKVARLLGLPQPGGPAVEACARDGTDPTSLPRPLLDRAGCDMSFSGLKTAVLRARDAQVARNGGLPRAARADICAGFQAAIRDVLAEKSRRALASGEVTAFAVAGGVAANRSLRDALAAVAAERGLPFVAPPQALCTDNAAMIAWTGIERFDSGRFDDLSLAARPRWPLDQASAPMLGSGKRGAKA; this comes from the coding sequence ATGGCACAAGAGCTGACGATACTGGGGCTCGAAAGCTCCTGCGACGACACGGCCGCCGCCGTCGTGCGACGCGACGCGACAGGGCGCGGGACGATCCTGTCGAATGTCGTCTTGCGACAGGACGACCTGCATGCCGCCTTCGGTGGCGTGGTCCCCGAAATCGCCGCCCGCGCCCATGCCGAGAAGATCGACATCGCGGTCGAACGCGCGTTGACCGAGGCCGGCCTGTCGCTGACCGATTGCGCTGGCGTCGCCGTCACTTCGGGGCCCGGTCTGATCGGCGGCGTGCTGGCGGGCGTGATGTGCGCCAAGGCCCTGTCGGCGGCGACCGGCCTGCCCCTTCTGGGCGTGAACCATCTGGCCGGACACGCGCTGACGCCGCGCCTGACGGACGGGGTGGCCTTTCCGTACCTGATGCTTCTGGTTTCGGGCGGACACTGCCAGTTCCTGCGGGTCGAGGGGCCGGAAACCTTCGTCCGCCTTGGCGGCACGATCGACGATGCCCCCGGCGAGGCGTTCGACAAGGTGGCGCGGCTTCTCGGCCTGCCGCAACCGGGTGGTCCGGCCGTCGAGGCCTGCGCGCGCGATGGTACGGATCCCACATCCCTGCCCCGCCCGCTGTTGGACCGGGCCGGGTGCGACATGTCCTTCTCCGGGCTCAAGACCGCCGTGCTGCGTGCGCGCGACGCCCAGGTCGCGCGGAATGGTGGCCTGCCCCGGGCGGCGCGCGCCGACATCTGCGCGGGATTCCAGGCCGCCATCCGCGACGTCCTGGCCGAGAAATCGCGCCGCGCGCTGGCGTCCGGCGAGGTGACGGCCTTCGCCGTCGCCGGCGGGGTCGCCGCCAACCGGTCGCTGCGCGACGCGCTGGCGGCCGTCGCGGCGGAACGCGGCCTGCCCTTCGTCGCGCCGCCACAGGCGCTGTGCACCGACAACGCCGCGATGATCGCCTGGACCGGGATCGAGCGGTTTGACAGCGGACGGTTCGACGACCTGTCGCTGGCCGCCCGTCCGCGATGGCCCCTCGATCAGGCGTCCGCGCCGATGCTGGGGTCGGGCAAGCGCGGGGCCAAGGCATGA
- a CDS encoding DNA polymerase IV: MSALCRQCSTVFEDAKRCPVCRSPRVLTHPELFDLGIAHMDCDAFYASVEKRDRPELADKPVIIGGGRRGVVTTCCYIARIRGVRSAMPMFKALELCPDAVVIKGRMDLYVEISRKIRAMMEELTPAIEPLSLDEAFMDLTGTERLHGAPPAVMLNRLTRRMREEIGITGSIGLSHNKFLAKIASDMDKPQGFSVIGRAETQAFLGPRKVGIIFGIGTVGAETLRKAGIETIADIRRWDRTDLMRRFGSMGDRLWHLARGEDRRSVRANRPVKSISKETTFHENTSDPDILDGHLWRLSEQVSARAKARDLAGRVVTLKLKHADFAVVTRRRALPDPTQMADRIYREARALFDALGPPGPTRLIGVGISDLVAAQQGDRAGDLLDPDAARRAGAERAADAIRARFGDDAIRKGRALR, from the coding sequence ATGTCCGCCCTCTGCCGCCAATGCTCGACCGTGTTCGAGGACGCGAAACGCTGCCCCGTCTGCCGGTCGCCGCGCGTGTTGACGCATCCGGAGTTGTTCGACCTGGGCATCGCCCATATGGATTGCGACGCCTTCTATGCCAGCGTCGAGAAACGCGACCGCCCGGAACTGGCCGACAAGCCGGTCATCATCGGCGGCGGGCGGCGCGGAGTCGTCACCACGTGCTGCTACATCGCCCGGATCCGGGGCGTCCGCTCGGCCATGCCGATGTTCAAGGCGCTGGAGCTTTGCCCCGATGCTGTCGTCATCAAGGGCCGGATGGACCTCTACGTCGAAATCAGCCGCAAAATCCGCGCCATGATGGAGGAGCTGACCCCCGCGATCGAACCGCTGTCGCTGGACGAGGCGTTCATGGACCTGACCGGTACCGAACGCCTCCACGGCGCCCCGCCGGCGGTGATGTTGAACCGCCTGACGCGTCGCATGCGGGAAGAGATCGGCATCACCGGGTCCATCGGGCTGAGCCATAACAAGTTCCTGGCCAAGATCGCCTCGGACATGGACAAGCCGCAGGGCTTCTCGGTCATCGGACGGGCCGAGACGCAGGCGTTCCTCGGGCCGCGCAAGGTCGGCATCATCTTCGGAATCGGGACGGTCGGCGCGGAGACGCTGCGCAAGGCGGGGATCGAGACCATCGCCGACATCCGCCGTTGGGACCGTACCGACCTGATGCGCCGCTTCGGGTCGATGGGCGACCGCCTCTGGCACCTCGCCCGGGGCGAGGACAGACGGAGCGTGCGCGCCAACCGTCCGGTCAAGTCGATCTCGAAGGAGACGACGTTCCACGAGAACACGTCCGATCCCGATATTCTCGACGGTCATCTCTGGCGCCTGTCCGAACAGGTCTCGGCGCGCGCCAAGGCCCGCGACCTTGCCGGGCGCGTCGTTACGCTGAAGCTGAAGCACGCCGATTTCGCGGTCGTGACGCGCAGGCGCGCCCTGCCAGACCCCACGCAGATGGCGGACCGCATCTACCGCGAGGCGCGGGCGCTCTTCGATGCGCTCGGGCCGCCGGGGCCCACGCGGCTGATCGGGGTCGGCATCTCGGACCTGGTCGCCGCGCAGCAGGGCGACCGGGCCGGCGACCTGCTCGACCCCGATGCGGCACGGCGGGCGGGGGCCGAACGGGCCGCCGACGCGATCCGGGCCAGATTCGGCGACGACGCCATCCGCAAGGGGCGCGCGCTGCGCTGA